A region from the Clostridia bacterium genome encodes:
- a CDS encoding protein jag, translated as MIRVEASGKTIEEATEAAVLKAGVDRDLLTIEVVAVPKKTGFLGLKMSDAVVAVMYEEEKPEEEKVIIKEEIKEEINASVKTEENKKAEKETKAKEEPVSGETAERAKKILSEMLVKMGVECEINAVSAERELILNIEGEGVGAVIGCRGETLDALQYLLSLCVNKGESEYVKITLDAENYREKREKTLEKLANKLAAKVVENKRSVTLEAMNPNERRIIHAALQDYKGVTTTSIGSEPNRRVVISSTEYKRPVRSSRSRKGYRPRPEKTSSDDN; from the coding sequence ATGATAAGAGTTGAAGCTTCGGGCAAGACGATAGAAGAAGCTACCGAAGCGGCCGTACTTAAAGCCGGAGTTGACAGAGATCTGCTTACTATCGAAGTAGTGGCGGTTCCTAAGAAAACAGGCTTTTTAGGGCTTAAAATGTCGGACGCGGTAGTTGCCGTTATGTATGAGGAAGAAAAACCCGAAGAAGAAAAGGTAATTATAAAGGAAGAAATAAAAGAAGAGATAAATGCTTCCGTAAAAACGGAGGAAAACAAAAAGGCCGAAAAGGAAACAAAAGCTAAAGAAGAGCCCGTTTCCGGCGAGACGGCCGAAAGGGCAAAGAAAATTCTTTCCGAAATGCTTGTTAAAATGGGCGTCGAATGCGAAATAAACGCCGTATCGGCAGAGCGCGAGCTTATTTTGAATATAGAAGGCGAAGGAGTAGGCGCCGTAATAGGATGCCGCGGAGAAACGCTCGACGCGCTTCAGTATCTTTTGAGCCTCTGTGTAAATAAGGGCGAGTCGGAGTATGTAAAGATAACGCTCGATGCGGAGAATTATCGCGAAAAGAGAGAAAAAACGCTTGAGAAGCTTGCAAATAAGCTGGCAGCCAAGGTGGTAGAAAATAAGCGCAGCGTAACGCTTGAGGCAATGAATCCCAACGAAAGAAGGATAATCCATGCCGCGCTGCAGGATTACAAGGGCGTTACGACTACGTCTATAGGCTCCGAGCCTAACCGCAGAGTCGTTATAAGCAGCACGGAATATAAGAGACCTGTGCGCTCCTCTCGTTCGCGCAAAGGATACCGCCCCAGACCTGAGAAGACTTCTTCCGATGATAATTAA
- the yidC gene encoding membrane protein insertase YidC: MMEFFGILAWPIAWVLVWLYHLIGSYGLALIILTVVIRFLLFPLTLKQMKSQREMQRLQPLVKDIEKRYKGDRAMIQQETMALYKRENVSTTGGCLPMVIQMFVIMGLYQAIYRPLRYFYGLSNDQITSLKDVYGLESSANEATILSSMQDSPSAMSGILDNASSFDFIDFNFLGLNLGGTPAKPDFTNFSTFVGSADNLWIIPFLALATGIFTAIMTRKMMPVVEDKDNPMAAQTAKMSKYMMFIMPIMSLYFSFILPAGVGLYWAVANLLAGFQQLAINKMLKPLPPLKTDKLMEKPRRERPQIEDGAVRRQGQKKGARQSDGGIVMQRPAGQRPAGQRPPGQRPPGQRPAGQRPAGQRPASKTAGSAAEAAENAKPKLQRMPGQRVDPAAGQRSSSGSGGRKENSAPKKKPQPKKEPKPRPRRKPGERPEGLPMRRKPAEEELSDANVKKAPAAESAAAKDAVQTAAKTDTVKEGEVFDDKS, encoded by the coding sequence ATGATGGAATTTTTCGGGATACTTGCCTGGCCGATAGCGTGGGTCCTCGTTTGGCTTTACCACCTTATAGGGTCCTACGGCCTTGCACTTATCATTTTGACTGTCGTTATACGTTTTCTTCTTTTCCCGCTGACCTTAAAGCAGATGAAGTCGCAGCGCGAGATGCAGCGTCTTCAGCCGCTCGTCAAGGATATAGAGAAGCGTTATAAGGGCGACAGAGCGATGATCCAGCAGGAGACGATGGCGCTTTACAAGCGCGAGAACGTATCTACGACCGGCGGATGTCTGCCTATGGTCATTCAGATGTTCGTCATAATGGGTCTTTATCAGGCGATATACAGACCGCTAAGATATTTCTATGGTCTGTCTAACGATCAGATAACCTCACTTAAGGACGTATACGGTCTCGAATCCTCGGCAAACGAGGCGACTATTTTGTCCTCGATGCAGGATTCCCCGTCCGCAATGTCCGGAATTTTGGATAATGCGTCTTCGTTTGACTTTATTGATTTTAACTTCCTGGGACTTAACCTCGGCGGCACGCCCGCAAAGCCCGACTTTACTAACTTTTCAACGTTCGTAGGGAGCGCCGACAATCTTTGGATAATTCCGTTCCTCGCGCTTGCTACGGGTATCTTTACGGCGATCATGACGAGAAAGATGATGCCTGTGGTCGAGGATAAGGACAATCCGATGGCGGCTCAGACGGCAAAGATGAGTAAATACATGATGTTCATTATGCCTATTATGTCGCTTTATTTTTCGTTCATACTCCCCGCCGGCGTAGGTCTTTACTGGGCGGTGGCAAACCTTTTGGCAGGTTTCCAGCAGCTTGCCATAAACAAGATGTTAAAGCCGCTTCCGCCGCTTAAGACGGATAAGCTCATGGAGAAGCCGAGAAGGGAAAGACCGCAGATCGAGGACGGCGCGGTAAGACGACAGGGACAAAAGAAGGGCGCGCGTCAAAGTGACGGCGGTATAGTAATGCAGAGACCGGCGGGACAAAGACCCGCAGGGCAGCGTCCGCCGGGGCAAAGACCGCCGGGACAGAGACCCGCAGGACAAAGACCCGCAGGACAGAGACCTGCGTCGAAAACGGCAGGCAGCGCGGCCGAGGCGGCCGAGAACGCAAAGCCCAAGCTTCAGAGAATGCCCGGCCAGAGGGTAGACCCTGCCGCGGGACAGAGAAGCTCTTCGGGCAGCGGAGGAAGAAAAGAAAATTCTGCTCCCAAGAAAAAGCCCCAGCCGAAGAAGGAGCCTAAGCCCAGGCCCAGAAGAAAGCCCGGCGAACGTCCCGAGGGACTGCCTATGAGACGCAAGCCCGCCGAGGAGGAGCTTTCGGACGCAAACGTTAAAAAAGCGCCCGCCGCAGAGTCGGCAGCCGCAAAAGATGCGGTGCAGACTGCGGCCAAAACCGATACCGTTAAGGAAGGAGAGGTTTTTGATGATAAGAGTTGA